A stretch of Nonomuraea africana DNA encodes these proteins:
- a CDS encoding MBL fold metallo-hydrolase, with product MDTTVTEVAPDIYRLSTFIPDAGIMFNQYLVNAEEPLLFHTGLRALFPSVSAAVERVVPVERLRWITFGHVEADECGSMNSWLAAAPNAQIAHGLVGCLVSVNDLADRPPRPLADGEVMDLGGKRVRRIETPHVPHGWDAGLFFEESTGTLLCGDLFTSMGEAPAVTEKEIVSPALAAEDTYGATCLTPGTGPTMRALADLEPSALCLMHGPAYRGDGGTALRDLAGAYEERLAAEGVRLHGPVTPST from the coding sequence ATGGACACCACCGTTACCGAGGTCGCGCCCGATATCTACCGGTTGTCGACGTTTATTCCTGACGCCGGAATTATGTTCAATCAATACCTCGTCAATGCCGAGGAGCCACTGCTGTTCCACACCGGCCTGCGGGCGCTGTTCCCGTCGGTGTCGGCGGCGGTGGAGCGCGTGGTGCCGGTCGAGCGGCTGCGCTGGATCACCTTCGGGCACGTCGAGGCCGACGAGTGCGGATCGATGAACTCCTGGCTGGCCGCCGCGCCCAACGCCCAGATCGCGCACGGCCTCGTGGGCTGCCTCGTGTCCGTGAACGACCTGGCGGACCGGCCGCCCAGGCCGCTGGCGGACGGCGAGGTCATGGACCTGGGCGGCAAGCGGGTGCGGCGGATCGAGACTCCGCACGTGCCGCACGGCTGGGACGCGGGCCTGTTCTTCGAGGAGTCCACGGGCACGCTGCTCTGCGGTGACCTGTTCACCTCGATGGGCGAGGCTCCCGCCGTCACCGAGAAGGAGATCGTCAGCCCGGCCCTGGCCGCGGAGGACACCTACGGCGCCACGTGCCTGACCCCTGGCACCGGCCCCACCATGCGCGCGCTGGCCGACCTGGAACCGAGCGCGCTCTGCCTCATGCACGGCCCCGCCTATCGGGGGGACGGCGGGACGGCGCTGCGCGACCTGGCGGGGGCCTACGAGGAGCGGCTCGCCGCCGAGGGCGTCCGCCTGCACGGCCCCGTCACGCCGTCCACCTAG